A single window of Microbacterium oryzae DNA harbors:
- a CDS encoding DUF7402 domain-containing protein produces the protein MSDYLSRTGRWLGIALTVVLVAGAAVLGIPTTASAADCAETDLSIIAHQDDDLLFMNPDIQNSLAAGDCLVNVFLTAGDSGGSADYWQRRELGSQAAYATLLELAPGATWTSSRPTYAGRTVQAVTSPGAGQVVDIFLRLPDGGLSGSGFSSTGGTSLQRLWDGVIPSLRALDASATYTRSELLATLTAILDDTQPSTVRIQDARTGQGDHSDHRAAALFSVEALDAYRGEVRAYVGYGSKNSPANVTDQALEDKRAALLSYAKYDQLLCPNTTCPGGVEAQWMERQYLAPLPAAVTPLPGPAPYDGPNIARNATVRASSESDGQEDTNAIDAVVSGYPADDTAEWSSDSQRSGAWLELAWADPQTVDRVILYDRPNGSDHIQGGTLRFSDGSTVTVPALNNNGSATVVTFPARAARTIRFTVTATSSATANVGLAEIEVYNGNPTSTPTPTPTPTPTPTPTPTPTPTPTPTPTPTPTPTPGPAAYSGPNAARNALVSASSQATGQPATAAIDAVVAGYPGNSAAEWSSDGQRAGAWLQLQWTQAQTLDRVRLFDRPNAADQVLGGTLTFSDGSTVTVPALNNNGSVTEVTFPARSTTSVRFTVTSASGSTDNIGLAEIETYNGDPSPTPTPTPGPAAYSGPNAARNALVSASSQATGQPATAAIDAVVAGYPGNSAAEWSSDGQRAGAWLQLQWTQAQTLDRVQLFDRPNGADHIQGGTLTFSDGSTVTVPALNNNGSATIVAFPARATTSVRFTVTATSANTENAGLAEMEAYSGEPVQTGTAPAPGPAAYSGPNSARNALVSASSQVPGQAATQAIDAVAAGYPANAGAEWSSDGERSGAWLRLNWTQATTIDRVYLYDRPNGSDQVLGGTLTFSDGSTVTVPALNNSGAATIVTFPARTTTSLRFTVTAVSGSTGNVGLAEISTYNGAPATP, from the coding sequence GTGTCTGATTACCTGTCCCGCACGGGACGATGGCTGGGGATCGCGCTGACCGTCGTCCTCGTCGCGGGAGCGGCGGTCCTCGGCATCCCGACGACCGCGAGCGCGGCCGACTGCGCGGAGACGGATCTGTCGATCATCGCGCACCAGGATGATGACCTGCTGTTCATGAACCCGGACATCCAGAACAGTCTCGCCGCAGGCGACTGCCTCGTGAACGTGTTCCTCACCGCCGGCGACTCGGGAGGCAGCGCCGACTACTGGCAGCGTCGGGAGCTCGGATCGCAGGCCGCCTACGCGACCCTGCTCGAGCTCGCACCCGGCGCGACATGGACGAGTTCGCGCCCCACATACGCCGGTCGCACGGTGCAGGCGGTGACCAGCCCCGGTGCGGGGCAGGTCGTCGACATCTTCCTGAGGCTGCCGGACGGCGGTCTCAGCGGCAGCGGATTCTCGAGCACCGGAGGCACGTCCCTGCAACGGCTGTGGGACGGGGTCATCCCGTCGCTGCGCGCGCTGGACGCCTCCGCCACGTACACACGCAGCGAGCTGCTCGCGACGCTGACGGCCATCCTCGACGACACGCAGCCGAGCACCGTCCGCATCCAGGACGCCCGCACCGGGCAGGGCGACCATTCCGATCACCGTGCCGCCGCGCTGTTCTCCGTCGAGGCGCTCGACGCCTACCGCGGCGAGGTGCGGGCGTACGTGGGGTACGGGTCGAAGAACTCCCCGGCGAACGTGACGGATCAGGCGCTGGAGGACAAGCGGGCGGCTCTGCTCAGCTACGCGAAGTACGACCAGCTCCTCTGCCCGAACACCACGTGCCCTGGCGGTGTCGAAGCACAGTGGATGGAGCGGCAGTACCTCGCCCCCCTGCCAGCGGCTGTCACGCCCCTGCCGGGGCCCGCTCCGTACGACGGTCCGAACATCGCGCGCAACGCCACCGTGCGCGCATCGTCGGAGAGCGACGGTCAGGAGGACACGAACGCGATCGACGCCGTCGTCTCCGGCTACCCGGCCGACGACACAGCCGAGTGGTCGTCCGACTCCCAGCGCTCCGGCGCATGGCTTGAGCTGGCCTGGGCGGACCCGCAGACAGTCGACCGAGTAATCCTCTATGACCGGCCCAACGGATCCGATCACATCCAGGGTGGAACGCTGCGGTTCTCGGACGGCTCGACGGTGACGGTGCCGGCGCTGAACAACAACGGCTCGGCGACGGTGGTCACCTTCCCGGCCCGCGCCGCGCGCACGATCCGCTTCACGGTGACGGCGACCTCCTCGGCGACCGCGAACGTCGGACTGGCGGAGATCGAGGTGTACAACGGCAACCCGACGTCGACTCCGACTCCGACTCCGACGCCGACTCCGACGCCGACGCCGACGCCGACGCCGACTCCGACGCCGACGCCGACGCCGACACCCACTCCGACGCCGACACCGGGCCCGGCGGCGTACAGCGGACCCAACGCGGCGCGGAACGCGCTGGTGTCGGCGTCGTCGCAGGCGACCGGTCAGCCGGCGACGGCGGCGATCGATGCGGTGGTGGCGGGCTACCCCGGCAACTCCGCAGCCGAGTGGTCCTCCGACGGACAGCGTGCGGGCGCGTGGCTGCAGCTGCAGTGGACGCAGGCGCAGACTCTCGACCGGGTCCGTCTCTTCGATCGACCGAATGCGGCGGATCAGGTGCTGGGCGGGACGTTGACGTTCTCGGACGGCTCGACGGTGACCGTGCCCGCGCTGAACAACAACGGCTCCGTCACGGAGGTGACGTTCCCGGCGCGGTCGACGACGTCGGTGCGGTTCACGGTGACCTCGGCCTCCGGCAGCACCGACAACATCGGGCTCGCGGAGATCGAGACGTACAACGGCGACCCGTCGCCGACCCCGACGCCGACACCGGGCCCGGCGGCGTACAGCGGACCCAACGCGGCGCGGAACGCGCTGGTGTCGGCGTCATCGCAGGCGACCGGTCAGCCGGCGACGGCGGCGATCGATGCGGTGGTGGCGGGCTACCCCGGCAACTCCGCAGCCGAGTGGTCCTCCGACGGACAGCGTGCGGGCGCGTGGCTGCAGCTGCAGTGGACGCAGGCGCAGACTCTCGACCGTGTGCAGCTCTTCGACCGGCCCAACGGGGCCGACCACATCCAAGGTGGCACGCTGACGTTCTCGGACGGCTCGACCGTGACCGTGCCGGCGCTGAACAACAACGGCTCCGCCACGATCGTGGCGTTCCCAGCGCGGGCGACGACGTCGGTCCGGTTCACGGTGACGGCGACTTCCGCCAACACCGAGAACGCCGGGCTGGCGGAGATGGAGGCATACAGTGGCGAGCCCGTTCAGACGGGCACCGCGCCGGCACCCGGGCCGGCCGCCTACAGCGGCCCGAACTCGGCGCGCAACGCGCTCGTGTCGGCGTCGTCCCAGGTGCCCGGCCAGGCGGCGACGCAGGCGATCGACGCGGTGGCGGCGGGGTACCCCGCCAACGCCGGGGCGGAGTGGTCGTCCGACGGCGAGCGCAGCGGAGCGTGGTTGCGTCTGAACTGGACGCAGGCCACGACCATCGACCGGGTGTACCTCTATGACCGGCCGAACGGCTCCGACCAGGTGCTGGGGGGAACCCTGACCTTCTCCGACGGGTCGACGGTGACGGTTCCCGCGTTGAACAACAGCGGGGCCGCCACGATCGTGACCTTCCCGGCGCGAACCACGACGTCGCTTCGCTTCACGGTGACGGCGGTGTCGGGCAGCACCGGCAACGTCGGGCTGGCGGAGATCTCGACCTACAACGGAGCGCCAGCCACTCCGTGA
- a CDS encoding glycosyltransferase, whose product MKVLTNKRRKWDHHPMARFPRAVVRACRSSAVLAVWALTVVTDLVPARWRFGRWNRLLGVVAVRSGLPAVAAAPARADSARAAEEMALVVQAGSSDGSRRALRCVLVAGALDSGGVETVVETLALGLPAHGVEVHVLATQDGATAGRLRAAGVDVDVVAPHETTDRLRLVGPDVIQLHRADPELVTPLIAFGHRTVPVFHALESYLDDSAWQHLRDLVDAAPSSIAVSDAVARFVAERTGRPLPRTVVNGVSRASSRSPLSRPAARGLVSAVVPDLEDDDILVVGLQRFSDQKNAAGLVDAFLLAAESEPRLRLVLAGAPSSWLEVRRADVLRRAHDRGHRVHLLGESDPWVLFAAADVYALDSFSEGGPISALEAVSCGLPVVLSDVGFTRQLVEAADGWGEVVPSALPDASQRELARARRQRHQRNRAEFARALLRVSRMARQRVPATPAPFTEPAMVADHAEILRAAARP is encoded by the coding sequence ATGAAGGTGCTGACGAACAAGCGCCGGAAGTGGGACCATCACCCCATGGCGCGCTTCCCGCGGGCTGTCGTCCGCGCATGTCGATCCTCGGCCGTCCTCGCAGTCTGGGCGCTCACCGTGGTGACGGACCTCGTGCCCGCGCGGTGGCGGTTCGGGCGCTGGAACCGCCTGCTCGGAGTCGTCGCCGTTCGCTCCGGACTGCCGGCCGTTGCGGCAGCGCCCGCACGGGCCGATTCAGCGCGGGCGGCAGAGGAGATGGCTCTCGTCGTCCAGGCCGGCTCGTCAGACGGGAGTCGGCGGGCATTGCGCTGCGTGCTCGTCGCCGGCGCGCTCGACTCGGGAGGAGTCGAGACGGTCGTCGAGACCCTGGCGCTCGGCCTGCCCGCTCACGGTGTGGAGGTGCATGTGCTCGCCACTCAGGATGGCGCCACCGCCGGTCGGCTTCGGGCGGCGGGCGTCGACGTCGACGTGGTCGCTCCTCACGAGACCACAGACAGGCTTCGCCTCGTCGGACCCGACGTCATCCAGCTGCATCGGGCAGATCCTGAGCTGGTCACCCCATTGATCGCCTTCGGGCATCGCACGGTGCCGGTCTTCCACGCGCTCGAGTCCTATCTGGACGACTCCGCGTGGCAGCACCTCAGGGATCTCGTCGACGCCGCGCCATCGTCCATCGCCGTGAGCGACGCGGTCGCACGATTCGTCGCCGAGCGGACGGGACGTCCGCTCCCGCGCACAGTCGTCAACGGCGTGAGCCGGGCGAGCTCGCGCAGTCCGCTCTCCCGCCCGGCGGCGCGGGGTCTCGTCTCGGCGGTTGTCCCCGATCTGGAGGACGACGACATCCTCGTCGTCGGACTGCAGCGCTTCAGCGACCAGAAGAACGCGGCGGGCCTCGTCGACGCCTTCCTGCTCGCGGCGGAGAGCGAGCCGCGGCTGCGTCTCGTCCTGGCAGGGGCGCCGAGCAGCTGGCTCGAGGTGCGTCGAGCCGATGTGCTGCGACGCGCTCACGATCGGGGCCACCGCGTGCATCTCCTGGGCGAATCCGACCCCTGGGTGCTCTTCGCCGCCGCCGACGTCTATGCGCTCGACTCGTTCTCCGAGGGCGGGCCCATCTCGGCGCTAGAGGCCGTCTCGTGCGGCCTCCCCGTCGTGCTGTCCGATGTCGGCTTCACGCGGCAGCTGGTGGAAGCCGCAGACGGCTGGGGCGAGGTCGTGCCGAGCGCACTGCCGGACGCATCGCAGCGCGAACTCGCTCGCGCCCGTCGTCAGCGCCATCAGCGCAACCGCGCGGAGTTCGCACGGGCGCTGCTGCGCGTGAGTCGGATGGCTCGACAGCGAGTGCCCGCCACGCCGGCGCCCTTCACCGAACCCGCGATGGTCGCCGACCACGCGGAGATCCTCCGAGCGGCGGCGCGGCCATGA
- a CDS encoding oligosaccharide flippase family protein has protein sequence MTDVELKSKAVRGAAWGGVSSIVLRMGSLVVGIVLARILTPEQFGVYAVALTVQSILMTVADLGLSADLIRSEEPEKIAPTVATLGMVSGAVTTALAIASSGFVAQVLGSEAAAPAIAVLALTLFLAGVSIVPYAMLLRRFQQRELFWIGVVDFVVSTVVTLLLVFAGFGVMGLAIGRVSAQVVSSALQFVLAKERPRYGLDRERVRPVLAFGLPIATANLLAWGLLNVDNIVLVRIAGATALGYYVLAFNISNWPMSALSQSVRAIALPYFSRTDDASSSLARVTALGWAGALPAGAVLAVVSAPLISVLYGERWLTSAPVLSALGVFGALRVLFDIFNGFLYARGHARPVLWVQIAWLLALVVGMVLATTSFGIVGAAWVHVVVALVVILPMYLIALRRCGVRLGALLRGAVWPTVATVPAFAVAGLAVALIGSALPALLVGGFAAVAVYLAVVWRWGKRELRAMSA, from the coding sequence ATGACGGACGTCGAGCTGAAGTCCAAAGCGGTGCGGGGCGCCGCCTGGGGCGGCGTGAGCTCCATCGTCCTGCGGATGGGGAGCCTCGTCGTCGGGATCGTGCTGGCGCGCATCCTCACTCCCGAGCAGTTCGGCGTGTACGCCGTCGCGCTCACCGTGCAGTCCATCCTCATGACGGTCGCGGACCTCGGGCTCTCCGCGGACCTCATCCGATCCGAGGAGCCCGAGAAGATCGCCCCGACGGTCGCCACCCTGGGCATGGTCAGCGGCGCGGTCACGACCGCGCTCGCGATCGCTTCAAGCGGCTTCGTCGCGCAGGTCCTCGGCAGCGAAGCCGCCGCGCCCGCCATCGCGGTCCTCGCGCTCACGCTGTTTCTCGCCGGCGTCAGCATCGTGCCCTACGCCATGCTGCTGCGACGCTTCCAGCAGCGCGAGCTGTTCTGGATCGGCGTCGTCGACTTCGTCGTCTCCACCGTCGTCACCCTGCTGCTGGTGTTCGCCGGGTTCGGCGTGATGGGCCTCGCCATTGGGCGTGTGAGCGCTCAGGTCGTCTCGTCGGCCCTCCAATTCGTCCTCGCCAAGGAGAGGCCGCGCTACGGTCTCGACCGCGAGCGGGTGCGACCGGTGCTGGCGTTCGGCCTCCCCATCGCCACGGCGAACCTGCTGGCGTGGGGACTCCTCAACGTCGACAACATCGTCCTCGTGCGCATCGCCGGCGCGACTGCCCTGGGCTACTACGTTCTCGCTTTCAACATCTCGAATTGGCCGATGAGCGCCCTCTCGCAGAGCGTGCGCGCTATCGCCCTTCCATACTTCTCCCGCACGGACGACGCGTCGTCGAGCCTCGCGAGGGTGACCGCGCTCGGCTGGGCGGGTGCGCTGCCTGCCGGCGCCGTCCTCGCTGTGGTGAGCGCGCCGCTGATCTCTGTGCTGTACGGGGAACGCTGGCTGACGTCGGCTCCCGTGCTCTCCGCGTTGGGCGTCTTCGGCGCGCTCCGGGTGCTCTTCGACATCTTCAACGGCTTCCTTTACGCGCGCGGGCACGCGCGCCCCGTGCTGTGGGTGCAGATCGCCTGGCTGCTCGCACTGGTGGTCGGGATGGTCCTCGCGACCACCTCGTTCGGGATCGTCGGCGCGGCGTGGGTCCACGTCGTGGTCGCGCTGGTGGTCATCCTCCCCATGTACCTCATCGCCCTCCGCCGCTGCGGTGTGCGATTGGGCGCGCTGCTGCGCGGTGCTGTGTGGCCGACGGTCGCCACGGTCCCCGCCTTCGCGGTCGCGGGGCTCGCCGTGGCACTGATCGGCAGTGCTCTTCCGGCGCTGCTGGTCGGCGGGTTCGCGGCCGTCGCTGTCTACCTCGCCGTCGTCTGGCGATGGGGAAAGCGCGAGCTCCGGGCGATGAGCGCATGA
- a CDS encoding CHAT domain-containing protein translates to MSDHGRAAPGEYWARSGLEALSAEELLSRGIAENGRGRLRNARRILAHALESADGDGLRARISAPLAYAMGQLGDTSGAELLCRTALALPELPPATRGILSGQLGTLVLHRGGVDAALALFRTAVALVEDPVARANVLLNHGVALLQRRRLRECADEFAAAAELFAELGDAAGEAQARHNLGYTALLAGDLVLALTQMNAARDELGRESPLAAAISDLDRAEALREAGQLHESAALLEQAARAFGRLRRPQTRGEAELQLAQTLLGYDPARAAQVAQRAAQRFRALGSDSWEVRADGVRLRALLTPTADRTSSKPVSADLEAACAHTARRLSRFGFRVEARALGYVRDAALSRSGHPPRRAPRLDPDDPLSVRVLAHEARAARSAALGRDADARRHAADGIREVSAWQRSFGSLDMLSSAAIHGTGVFAEGIAASIRSGKPEVVFEWSEYARHFTQQVSPVRPPQDPRHAADLAEIRALRAELATPDWADDPRVVALRRRVSERQWVGTSSIDGPPSLTLHEFREYLDDETVLLSFVYARGRLTCLVVGRQAPPALVDLSWRAVRDLHDGLHSELNAAAATHGSPAGRLIRETLERRLARLSQALVDDAMRIAGDARRVLITVPGELHGTPWGMLPALRGRVITNVRSASRWAHGSRTPFALERAGFVVGPRIARGTEEAQSGARPWWLEAERRARGSGGDAVHVLADGAARVEHATALAEEVDVLHVVAHGRHSADSPLLSGFELADGTLFGYDIDAIAKAPDLVVLSACELGRSSVRWGEEAIGMARAWLHAGARCVIAAPVTVADDVACELLSVMHEGLAARLDPAEALAAAVAETGHDSPFLCYGSGF, encoded by the coding sequence ATGTCAGACCACGGCCGTGCTGCGCCGGGTGAGTACTGGGCGCGCTCCGGTCTCGAGGCGCTCTCCGCCGAGGAGCTCCTGAGCCGCGGCATCGCCGAGAACGGCCGAGGGCGACTGCGCAACGCGCGACGGATCCTCGCGCACGCCCTCGAGAGCGCGGACGGCGACGGGCTGCGGGCGCGGATCAGCGCGCCGCTGGCCTACGCCATGGGGCAGCTCGGCGACACCTCGGGCGCGGAGCTGCTGTGCCGGACGGCGCTGGCGCTGCCCGAGCTGCCGCCCGCCACCCGGGGCATCCTCTCCGGGCAGCTCGGCACGCTCGTGCTCCACCGCGGCGGAGTGGACGCCGCACTCGCGCTGTTCCGGACGGCCGTGGCCCTCGTCGAGGACCCCGTCGCTCGCGCGAACGTGCTCCTCAACCACGGCGTCGCCCTGCTGCAGCGGCGCCGGCTGCGGGAATGCGCAGACGAGTTCGCGGCGGCGGCCGAGCTGTTCGCCGAACTGGGCGACGCCGCGGGGGAGGCGCAGGCGCGCCACAACCTCGGGTACACCGCCCTGCTGGCGGGCGACCTCGTGCTCGCGCTCACCCAGATGAACGCCGCGCGCGACGAACTCGGGCGGGAGTCGCCGCTGGCTGCGGCGATCTCCGATCTCGACCGCGCGGAAGCGCTGCGCGAGGCCGGCCAGCTGCACGAGTCGGCGGCGCTGCTGGAGCAGGCCGCACGCGCCTTCGGGCGCCTGCGTCGGCCGCAGACCCGCGGCGAGGCCGAGCTGCAGCTCGCGCAGACGCTGCTGGGGTACGACCCGGCCAGGGCGGCGCAGGTCGCGCAGCGCGCGGCCCAGCGCTTCCGCGCGCTCGGCAGCGACTCCTGGGAGGTGCGGGCCGACGGCGTGCGGCTGCGCGCGCTGCTCACGCCCACAGCCGATCGGACGTCGTCGAAGCCCGTGTCAGCGGACCTGGAGGCGGCGTGCGCGCACACGGCGCGCAGGCTGTCGCGCTTCGGCTTCCGAGTGGAAGCCCGTGCCCTGGGGTACGTGCGGGATGCCGCCCTGTCGCGCAGCGGCCATCCGCCTCGCCGTGCCCCGCGGCTCGATCCCGACGACCCGCTTTCGGTGCGCGTCCTCGCCCACGAGGCGCGGGCCGCGCGGTCCGCGGCGCTCGGGCGCGACGCCGACGCGCGGCGGCATGCCGCGGACGGGATCCGCGAGGTGTCCGCGTGGCAGCGCTCCTTCGGATCGCTCGACATGCTGTCGTCAGCGGCGATCCACGGCACCGGCGTCTTCGCCGAGGGGATCGCGGCCAGCATCCGCTCCGGGAAGCCGGAGGTCGTGTTCGAGTGGTCGGAGTACGCGCGCCACTTCACCCAGCAGGTGTCGCCGGTGCGACCTCCGCAGGACCCTCGGCACGCCGCCGACCTCGCGGAGATCCGCGCGCTGCGCGCCGAGCTGGCGACGCCGGACTGGGCGGACGATCCGCGCGTGGTGGCCCTGCGACGTCGCGTGAGCGAGCGGCAGTGGGTCGGGACCTCGTCCATCGACGGGCCGCCGTCGCTGACGCTGCACGAGTTCCGCGAGTACCTCGACGACGAGACGGTGCTGCTGAGCTTCGTGTACGCGCGTGGTCGGCTCACGTGCCTCGTGGTGGGTCGGCAGGCTCCGCCGGCGCTGGTGGACCTCTCCTGGCGCGCGGTGCGCGACCTGCACGACGGCCTCCACAGCGAGTTGAATGCGGCGGCCGCGACTCACGGCAGCCCGGCCGGGCGCCTCATCCGGGAGACCCTGGAGCGGCGACTGGCTCGGCTGTCGCAGGCGCTCGTCGACGATGCGATGCGGATCGCCGGCGATGCGCGCCGCGTTCTCATCACGGTTCCGGGCGAACTGCACGGCACGCCGTGGGGGATGCTGCCCGCCCTCCGCGGGCGAGTGATCACGAACGTCCGCTCCGCGTCGCGCTGGGCGCACGGCAGCCGCACGCCGTTCGCGCTCGAGCGCGCCGGGTTCGTCGTCGGGCCGCGGATCGCGCGTGGCACGGAGGAAGCCCAGTCCGGCGCGCGGCCGTGGTGGCTCGAGGCGGAGCGCCGCGCGCGCGGCTCGGGCGGAGACGCCGTCCATGTTCTGGCGGATGGCGCGGCCCGCGTCGAGCACGCCACGGCGCTCGCCGAGGAGGTGGATGTGCTGCACGTCGTCGCGCACGGCCGCCACTCCGCCGACTCGCCGTTGCTGTCGGGATTCGAGCTGGCAGACGGCACGCTGTTCGGGTACGACATCGACGCCATCGCGAAGGCACCGGACCTCGTGGTGCTCTCCGCGTGCGAGCTCGGTCGGTCGTCGGTGCGATGGGGCGAAGAGGCGATCGGGATGGCGAGGGCCTGGCTGCACGCCGGTGCCCGCTGCGTGATCGCCGCCCCCGTCACCGTCGCCGACGACGTGGCGTGCGAGCTGCTGAGCGTCATGCACGAGGGGCTCGCCGCCCGGCTCGACCCGGCAGAGGCGCTTGCGGCGGCGGTCGCCGAGACCGGCCACGATTCGCCGTTCCTCTGCTACGGCTCCGGATTCTGA
- a CDS encoding RNA polymerase sigma factor: protein MDDLSLSVPSGDDSPGTLSSSPEDVQSDADHDSGVAAARWERAARSFESWRDGDPRAIDELVRVMTPVLWHHVRAYGLPKAAAEDVIQSTWLTLVRKNGSITHATAVYGWLSTTARREAWRVSRIDRRADSLPDDELEGRLPTQRAAEEDVAERDTSHRLWTAVQTLNERCQRLLRIVAFDDRPDYAQIAADLHMPMGSIGPTRQRCLAKLRAKLDSDLRDGGTP, encoded by the coding sequence ATGGATGACCTGTCTCTGTCGGTCCCCTCGGGAGATGACTCCCCGGGGACGCTCTCCTCGTCGCCCGAAGACGTGCAGAGCGATGCCGATCACGACTCCGGGGTCGCTGCTGCACGCTGGGAGCGCGCGGCGCGATCGTTCGAGAGCTGGCGCGACGGCGATCCGCGCGCGATCGACGAGCTGGTGCGGGTCATGACCCCTGTGCTGTGGCACCACGTGCGGGCCTACGGTCTTCCGAAGGCCGCCGCCGAGGACGTCATCCAGTCGACCTGGCTCACGCTCGTGCGCAAGAACGGGTCGATCACGCACGCGACCGCCGTGTACGGCTGGCTCAGCACGACCGCGCGCCGCGAGGCGTGGCGGGTGTCGCGGATCGACCGGCGCGCCGACAGCCTCCCCGACGACGAGCTCGAGGGAAGGCTGCCCACCCAGCGCGCCGCCGAGGAAGACGTGGCCGAGCGCGACACGTCGCATCGCCTCTGGACCGCCGTGCAGACGCTCAACGAGCGGTGTCAGCGGCTGCTGCGCATCGTGGCCTTCGACGATCGACCTGACTATGCGCAGATCGCCGCCGACCTTCATATGCCGATGGGAAGCATCGGCCCCACGCGCCAGCGCTGCCTTGCCAAGCTGCGTGCGAAACTGGATTCAGACCTGCGAGATGGGGGGACCCCATGA
- the ypfJ gene encoding KPN_02809 family neutral zinc metallopeptidase: protein MTFNDNADVSRNRARRRGRTTAIAGGGTVGVLGLGFLLLNLLTGGDLSALLGGLGQQQAAQGGGGGETVIADCQTGRDANENDDCRLAAGSLALDEFWGETVEGYQEPDLIIVDGQASTSCGTASNATGPFYCPPDRTVYIDPTFFSLLRERYDAEAGDLAQLYVLAHEYGHHVQGLTGALAAHQGGGTGADSDSVRTELQADCYAGVWIGHMAEQEDDNGVAYLQAPTAAQMRDAIDAAAAVGDDHIQQQSGGAVDPDSWSHGSSEQRTRWFQTGYEGGVNACDTFAVPGSDL from the coding sequence ATGACGTTCAACGACAACGCCGATGTGAGCCGGAACCGCGCGCGTCGCCGCGGCCGCACCACCGCGATCGCGGGCGGCGGCACGGTCGGCGTGCTGGGCCTGGGCTTCCTCCTCCTCAACCTGCTGACCGGCGGCGACCTCAGCGCGCTGCTCGGGGGTCTCGGGCAGCAGCAGGCGGCGCAGGGCGGGGGAGGCGGGGAGACCGTGATCGCGGACTGCCAGACCGGCCGCGACGCGAACGAGAACGACGACTGCCGCCTGGCCGCCGGGTCGCTGGCGCTGGACGAGTTCTGGGGCGAGACGGTGGAGGGCTATCAGGAGCCGGATCTCATCATCGTCGACGGACAGGCCTCCACCTCGTGCGGCACGGCGTCGAACGCGACGGGGCCGTTCTACTGCCCGCCCGACCGCACGGTCTACATCGACCCGACCTTCTTCTCGCTCCTGCGCGAGCGCTACGACGCGGAGGCGGGCGACCTGGCGCAGCTGTACGTGCTCGCCCACGAGTACGGGCACCACGTGCAGGGCCTGACCGGCGCGCTGGCCGCGCATCAGGGCGGCGGCACGGGGGCCGACAGCGACAGCGTCCGCACCGAGCTGCAGGCCGACTGCTACGCCGGGGTGTGGATCGGTCACATGGCGGAGCAGGAGGACGACAACGGCGTCGCGTACCTCCAGGCGCCCACGGCCGCGCAGATGCGCGACGCCATCGACGCGGCGGCCGCGGTCGGCGACGACCACATCCAGCAGCAGTCCGGCGGCGCCGTCGACCCCGACAGCTGGAGCCACGGCTCCAGCGAGCAGCGGACGCGGTGGTTCCAGACCGGCTACGAGGGCGGAGTGAACGCGTGCGACACCTTCGCGGTCCCCGGCAGCGACCTCTGA
- a CDS encoding rhodanese-related sulfurtransferase produces MPAKILLYYLFTPIADPEAIRLWQRDLCELLGLRGRILLSKDGINGTVGGDMDALKRYIRKTKDYAPFRGIDFKWSSGSGLDADGRSLDFPRLTVKVRDEIVSFGAPDELRVDENGVVGGGTHLSPGALHKLVAERGDDVVFFDGRNAFEAAIGRFRDAVVPDVATTRDFIAELDSGRYDDLKGKPVVTYCTGGIRCEVLSSLMTARGFGEVYQLDGGIARYGETFGNTGLWEGSLYVFDGRESMTFGDGAAVISRCSRCDAPSARMVDCVDDACQVRVVLCEGCGDASPCPRHEAAAA; encoded by the coding sequence GTGCCCGCGAAGATCCTCCTGTACTACCTCTTCACCCCCATCGCGGACCCGGAGGCCATCCGCCTGTGGCAGCGCGACCTCTGCGAGCTGCTGGGTCTGCGCGGGCGGATCCTCCTCTCGAAGGACGGGATCAACGGCACCGTCGGCGGCGACATGGACGCGCTCAAGCGCTACATCCGCAAGACGAAGGACTACGCGCCCTTCAGGGGCATCGACTTCAAGTGGTCGTCCGGCAGCGGGCTCGATGCGGATGGCCGGAGCCTCGACTTCCCGAGGCTGACCGTGAAGGTGCGCGATGAGATCGTCTCCTTCGGCGCCCCCGACGAGCTCCGCGTGGACGAGAACGGGGTGGTCGGCGGCGGCACGCACCTCAGCCCCGGCGCGCTGCACAAGCTCGTGGCGGAGCGCGGCGACGACGTCGTCTTCTTCGACGGCCGCAACGCGTTCGAGGCGGCGATCGGCCGCTTCCGCGACGCGGTGGTGCCCGATGTCGCCACCACGCGCGACTTCATCGCCGAGCTCGACTCCGGTCGCTACGACGACCTGAAGGGGAAGCCGGTGGTGACGTACTGCACCGGCGGCATCCGCTGCGAGGTGCTGTCGAGCCTCATGACCGCGCGCGGCTTCGGCGAGGTGTACCAGCTGGATGGCGGCATCGCCCGCTACGGCGAGACCTTCGGGAACACCGGCCTGTGGGAGGGCTCGCTCTACGTCTTCGACGGGCGCGAGTCGATGACCTTCGGCGACGGCGCGGCCGTCATCTCCCGCTGCTCGCGCTGCGACGCCCCCTCGGCCAGGATGGTCGACTGCGTGGACGACGCGTGCCAGGTGCGCGTGGTGCTGTGCGAGGGCTGCGGCGATGCGTCGCCCTGCCCGCGGCACGAGGCCGCCGCCGCCTGA